The Montipora capricornis isolate CH-2021 chromosome 6, ASM3666992v2, whole genome shotgun sequence genome has a window encoding:
- the LOC138051580 gene encoding ATP-binding cassette sub-family C member 4-like, whose translation MPRPSERQNPRDGANWLSVIFFWWMNDVLKIGNKRPLTENDLFHLLEDCKAEVLVEDAEKYWFKELKRCQSGKGKPRLWKAMANLIPWKSSLVMIILKILESLSFVFLPLCLWLVLKTLNDGANLDLKFAFIYVALLGTTSVIKALTTHHYDYLTELWGLKMKVALIGLVYKKVLSLSRCSLEVKSSGNPINLVSNDAQKIEKSLNSVGVMLLAPLEIVITLFILWYLNGWKALVGASFLIVLVAFQMLMAKKAAKLRKRAATFTDKRLVIMNEIISGIRAVKMHAWEWNFTDIVRHLRRKEMAIIRLKGLIVSMLLVLFFTTFPIATLVSITTLILTGTHLSSFAIFTLLLGFSILRSIFCYNLAFTMQVALDGKVALDRIQTFLMEKVTKFEGIGEENTQNQNQNDSGNLTVQNYKTEKKKKMAVQLVSYRQRNDYLSGTQTGISDSSSEMDLATPGLFATSQVFKKPFVSISNASCSWNQEILSNTLSDITLNVRNGNLLAITGAVGSGKSSLLTAILGELPLYRGSISYHGRVAYVPQIPWVFSGTIRENVLFGLAFNKERFQQVVHICELTKDLANFANGDLTEIGQRGVTLSGGQKARVGLARAVYSDADIYLLDDPLSAVDTKVGRQLFESCILGHLSDRIRLLVTHQLQYLKDVDRVVVMENGSIIHQGEYAELLEQGAFRGVAGLPEQCENGPGLSENVSLNKIYDNGIMKKELEGPSIPPINTYNTPGIAQHQTPDLKLIEPVQDNKEITDTENDPVSIVSGSKGLAEGKYNDAFEEKDNRAFGPDPQGKEHFHQELPELFENGPGVNADEFYDKGMNEKLMNELSDSFVRGESNGHDLDPPKQENKNVGVEKVKDETILQTTCSPAVSNMNDLLVTDPEERPVLDLKEDDETKSAGTVTFILYWNYFKKGLPVSGIILLAVAQLFAQVCLLSPNWWLSRMAQMSHDQQKSTNTHVIHSSLVAMALVVMTMSSFSFYYLLLKAAENLHSKMTVATIKAPVKFFDSTPAGRILNRFSKDIGCVDDVLPPLFLQALIYCLFSLSGILVPVATNYWLFLALLPMIGIFVYVTRYYLRSSRELKRIEAIKCSPVYSHITETVHGLEIVHTSNMSKTFVDRLKRYQDENTQAFFMVVSSNRWLTVRLDLLSSLFVTIVAVAAILVLENTALAGLALTYALQTLDVIQYGVRSASEVENFMTSVERVISYTKINSEPGYSAEDRPPESWPSEGSLTLEDLSLVYFEGGPRVLNDVNVRVSSKEKVGVVGRTGAGKSSLVSALFRMPDPLGKVLIDGVDIGSINLQEARRAMAAITQDPVLFGGTLKRNIDPFSEYSDQDLWTALEEVQLKTLVEDLPGQLEFKLKESGTNLSVGERQLVCLARALVQTGCWCLTVDEWWSSTNLKR comes from the exons ATGCCACGGCCTTCCGAGAGACAAAATCCAAGAGATGGTGCAAACTGGCTGTCAGTCATCTTCTTCTGGTGGATGAATGACGTGTTGAAGATAGGCAACAAACGACCACTGACCGAAAACGATTTGTTTCATCTTCTCGAAGATTGTAAAGCTGAGGTTCTCGTGGAGGACGCTGAAAAATACTGGTTCAAAGAATTGAAAAGATGCCAATCCGGGAAAGGGAAACCACGTTTATGGAAAGCCATGGCCAACCTTATTCCCTGGAAATCAAGTCTTGTGATGATAATTTTGAAAATCCTAGAGTCTTTGAGTTTTGTCTTTCTACCTCTCTGCCTTTGGCTTGTGTTAAAGACACTGAATGATGGAGCAAATCTGGACTTGAAGTTTGCGTTCATCTACGTGGCACTTTTGGGAACGACAAGTGTAATAAAAGCTTTAACGACACATCATTATGACTACCTCACTGAACTCTGGGGATTAAAAATGAAGGTGGCGTTAATCGGACTTGTATATAAGAAG GTGCTGTCACTAAGTCGTTGCAGCCTGGAGGTCAAGTCGTCTGGAAACCCCATCAACCTCGTCTCGAATGACGCACAGAAGATCGAGAAGTCCTTAAACAGTGTTGGCGTTATGTTGTTAGCGCCGCTAGAAATTGTGATTACTCTATTTATTTTGTGGTACCTGAATGGCTGGAAAGCTCTCGTTGGTGCTTCTTTTCTCATCGTTTTAGTCGCTTTTCAAATGTTAATGGCGAAAAAAGCCGCAAAGCTGAGAAAGAGAGCGGCCACTTTTACAGACAAACGGCTCGTAATCATGAATGAAATCATTTCTGGAATACGAGCGGTGAAGATGCATGCTTGGGAGTGGAACTTTACAGACATCGTCCGTCATCTCCGCAG GAAGGAGATGGCAATAATTCGTTTAAAAGGCTTAATTGTATCAATGTTACTTGTTCTGTTCTTCACAACATTTCCTATCGCCACCCTGGTTTCAATAACAACTCTGATATTGACTGGAACCCACTTGTCGTCATTTGCAATATTCACACTTCTTCTAGGCTTCTCAATATTACGAAGCATATTTTGCTACAACTTGGCTTTCACTATGCAAGTTGCTTTGGATGGTAAGGTAGCACTCGATAGAATACAGACATTCCTGATGGAGAAGGTAACGAAGTTCGAAGGAATCGGAGAAGAGAACAcccaaaatcaaaatcaaaatgataGCGGCAATCTTACGgtacaaaattataaaactgaaaagaaaaagaaaatggctgTCCAGTTAGTGAGTTACAGACAAAGAAACGACTATTTAAGCGGAACACAAACGGGTATCAGCGACTCTTCATCAGAGATGGATCTGGCTACACCAGGATTATTCGCTACTAGCCAGGTCTTTAAAAAGCCTTTTGTCTCAATTTCCAACGCGTCCTGTTCTTGGAACCAAGAAATTTTGAGTAACACATTAAGTGACATCACTCTTAATGTTCGCAATGGAAACCTGTTAGCAATAACAGGTGCAGTTGGAAGTGGAAAATCCTCTCTATTAACAGCTATACTTGGAGAACTTCCCCTATATAGAGGATCAATTTCATACCACGGGAGGGTGGCTTATGTTCCACAAATACCTTGGGTATTTTCTGGCACTATAAGAGAGAACGTTTTATTTGGATTGGCTTTTAACAAAGAGAGGTTCCAACAGGTTGTTCACATATGTGAGTTGACGAAAGATTTGGCAAACTTCGCAAATGGTGACCTCACGGAAATTGGGCAGCGAGGTGTTACCCTTAGTGGAGGTCAGAAAGCACGAGTGGGTTTGGCTCGTGCAGTGTATTCAGACGCTGATATTTACCTGCTTGATGATCCACTGAGTGCAGTCGATACTAAAGTGGGAAGACAACTTTTTGAGAGTTGCATACTGGGCCACTTATCAGATCGCATTCGTTTGCTGGTCACACACCAGTTGCAATATTTGAAAGATGTGGATCGCGTCGTTGTCATGGAGAACGGTTCAATCATTCACCAAGGGGAGTACGCTGAACTTCTGGAGCAGGGAGCATTTCGGGGAGTAGCAGGATTGCCTGAGCAAtgtgaaaatgggcctggactCTCAGAGAATGTCAGCCTAAATAAAATTTATGACAATGGAATTATGAAGAAGGAGCTGGAAGGGCCATCGATCCCCCCAATCAATACATACAATACCCCTGGGATTGCTCAGCACCAAACCCCAGATCTGAAATTGATTGAACCAGTCCAAGATAACAAAGAGATCACCGATACTGAGAACGATCCCGTCTCGATTGTCTCAGGCTCGAAAGGATTAGCAGAAGGTAAATATAATGACGCCTTTGAAGAAAAAGATAATAGAGCATTCGGACCTGATCCGCAAGGGAAGGAACATTTTCACCAGGAATTGCCTGAGCTCTTTGAGAATGGTCCTGGTGTTAACGCCGACGAATTTTATGATAAAGGGATGAACGAGAAGCTAATGAATGAACTTTCGGACTCGTTTGTAAGAGGAGAGTCAAACGGTCATGATTTGGATCCACCTAAACAGGAGAATAAAAACGTTGGTGTCGAAAAGGTCAAAGACGAAACGATTCTGCAGACTACTTGTTCCCCAGCAGTTTCAAACATGAATGATTTGCTAGTGACTGATCCTGAGGAACGACCAGTCCTTGATTTAAAGGAAGACGACGAAACTAAGAGTGCAGGAACTGTGACCTTTATACTGTATTGGAACTATTTTAAGAAAGGACTGCCTGTTTCCGGGATAATACTTCTTGCAGTTGCCCAATTGTTTGCACAAG TTTGCCTCTTAAGTCCAAATTGGTGGTTGTCCAGAATGGCCCAGATGTCACATGACCAACAGAAATCGACGAACACTCATGTCATTCATAGTAGTTTAGTGGCAATGGCCCTTGTTGTCATGACAATGTCATCTTTCTCCTTTTACTACCTCCTCCTCAAAGCGGCTGAAAACCTTCACAGTAAAATGACGGTGGCGACTATCAAGGCTCCTGTAAAGTTTTTTGATTCGACCCCAGCTGGGCGTATCCTGAATCGGTTTTCCAAAGATATCGGTTGTGTGGATGACGTCTTGCCACCGTTATTTCTTCAAGCTCTTATATACTGCCTCTTCTCCCTCAGCGGTATTTTGGTTCCCGTTGCAACAAACTACTGGCTCTTCTTGGCCCTTCTTCCAATGATTGGAATATTTGTTTACGTCACCCGTTATTATCTGAGGTCCTCCAGAGAGCTGAAGAGAATTGAAGCGATCAAATGCAGTCCTGTATACTCACACATCACGGAAACAGTACATGGTCTGGAAATAGTGCACACTTCAAACATGAGCAAGACGTTTGTGGACAGACTAAAAAG GTATCAGGACGAGAACACACAAGCTTTTTTCATGGTAGTGTCTTCTAATCGTTGGTTGACTGTGCGCCTTGATCTGCTATCTAGTTTGTTTGTCACCATTGTCGCAGTGGCTGCCATTTTGGTTTTGGAAAATACTG CCTTGGCTGGACTCGCTCTGACATACGCACTGCAAACACTGGATGTGATTCAGTATGGTGTGCGATCAGCATCAGAGGTGGAAAACTTCATGACGTCAGTCGAACGAGTAATATCGTATACTAAGATCAATTCGGAGCCCGGCTACAGCGCTGAGGACCGTCCCCCAGAGTCCTGGCCCAGTGAAGGAAGCCTAACCCTAGAAGATCTTTCTCTGGTTTACTTTGAAGGAGGACCTCGCGTCTTAAACGATGTCAACGTTCGTGTCTCTTCTAAGGAGAAGGTGGGAGTTGTGGGTCGCACAGGTGCTGGAAAGTCATCTCTGGTATCGGCTTTATTTCGCATGCCAGATCCCTTGGGAAAG